In Motacilla alba alba isolate MOTALB_02 chromosome 2, Motacilla_alba_V1.0_pri, whole genome shotgun sequence, the DNA window AGCAAATTCATAACTAAGCATGTTAATCCCATTAAACAGTATACACACATGCTGCTGTAATTACCTTTTTCCAAATGCTAAGCAACCCTGtattctgcagaaaatggaaagaaaaccgGGATAGCTAACAGGGGTACCAGTGATTACAACTTACATTTCCCTGTAACTTTGGGACAGCTCATTTAAATCCAGTTCATCAGTCCAACCTTAATCTGGTAAACCCTCCCAGAGCTTCTGTGTGGCGAACAGAACTTGCCTTATAATCCACCCTGGCTCCTCAAGTACCTCTGTGCCACAGTAACGTGGTTTACATGTTTACCTCGTTCCTGTACACACACCCCTATAATCTGTACCCTGAAGTGGAAATCAAGTATGTCTGTGGCTGAAACCAGCACAAGTCCACAGATGATTCTGTACATTACCACTTGAAGTTTCCCCACTACATTCTCTGGTTTTATGTACCTTTTAGAAATACCCCAGAAAGGTCTTGGAATAGTCAGAAAGACTGACAGGAGTTTATTAATTTGAGGCTTGTAACAGGAACTACTCTGGAAAAGTTACTTTGGAATTTGCATAATTACAAATATTCAACAGAACATGTTTGCTACAACTGTTTTCAGACCCCAGATGTGTCTCTTGCAGACACGATTCCATAACCAGAATAACATAATAATTCACTGTAATAGTAGACATTTATGTaagagaccagaaatgtgggaaaTAGTGCCCCAACTATGGGCTTTGAACCAGGTAATTTAAACCCAGGCAATTTCAAACAAGAACAAAGCCTGTCTGACCAAAACAGGCATTTTTCAAAGCATGAGAAGCATCTGCTTTCAAAGCCATACTTACCTCTCTAGCCACAGCTCTCTTAGGCTCAACCACCCTTCCATCAATCGTGTGAGGTCTTGCAGCCATAGCTGCATCAACTTCAGCCATGGAAGAGAATGttacaaaaccaaaccccctTGATCTTTTGCTTGCAGGATCCCTCATTACCTAGAATCAATAAAGACATTTGAACTATTTATACCTGTCTCATGTTAAACTTTTTGCTAACAGTATTAAGAGTGTGTAAGcttaatttactttttccttgGTTTGATTTCAAAGCACAATTATAGTCAAGTGGCAGACTGTTGATTTAATATGAGTGAAACTGCTTGGAATCAAAGAAATTCAAACCACTGTTGTCCTCCAAGACTCAGTTAACTCAGAAATGCTGCTAGATCATTTTTATGTGCTaggtgcatttttatttttgtttgttttttgcaaaaaaaaaaaaatcatagacataatttcttttaagcTTCATGTAGACCACAGACTTTAAACCCgtgttattatttattactcCCAAGACAATTCAGCAGAGAACTTCTACCAGAGCCACCATCCCTGTAGGTATTTAGAAGACACACAAACGCAGTGCTTATGGACATGGTTTAGAGATAAACTTGTCAGTGCTCGGTTAAATAGTCAATGACCTAAATGGTTTCTTCCACCTTTAAGAACTCTATGAAAACATCACAGAGAAAGACATCCTCTTCCAGCTTACTGAGGCTGCTTACTGCTTACCAAGACACTAGTTTTTTGCCAAATGTTACCAACTACACAGACGTAGTGCTCTCTGTAAGCACTTCCTAATGCACTTCAGACAACGATACCGAAGTTGAACTGGTGAAATCAGTGGTTAGGTAACCTGGGagaattttacagaaaagatTGTGAATGTTCCCTAACTCTATCAAGTTTGAGAGTAAAATTAATGCACTGCTACAATGGACAGAACTGCGTATAAACCAACCAACTGTACCATTAAAAGCTAACATGCCATCGTCTCTAAGCTTTCCAGACACATTCCACACCCTTGCTATGTACTGGTACGCTAAACTTACCACACAGTCTGTAAGCTTTCCCCATTGCTCATAGTAACTCCTCAAGCTTTCTTCTGTGGTTTCAAAGCTCAAACCGCCAATAAACAGTTTGCGGAactgctccttttccctctgccacGGGAAGAAAAAGATTACATTAATATAATTTGAAACACCTCTTCTGCATTAGCAAATCAGATACTAACCAAGATTTTCTTAAGTGTCAAACACTTTCattaagatttattttcaaaatgagacCTGGCTTTTCTAAAGGTTCTACCCCTGTTAAAGAAATTAAGCAATTTATGCAATTCTACAGCTCCACTTTTACAATACAAAATTTTTTTAGTCCTTATTCCTGTGTCTCCCTCTACATATCAAGAATTAAGGGACCACACTCGAAGACTTCCAGAATATTCCTCTGTAAGATCCATATAagatgctttttaaagaaaatgagaactTTGGGATTTGTTCTTATTACAGAATATATGAATTAATTTATACTGTCTGATTCTATCCCAGGTAACATTAGTTTCTAAAAATCATTCTGACTTAAACTGTTTTACATTAATACTACCATACTATTCATCCAAGGCACTGTAAGTAAAAATCAACTAAATACATCTAAGTATGCTCTATGACAGGTTAACAATTCATATTTTCTCCATAATTACGAAAACAAATGAAACTCAAGCATCTGTAAAATTAATATGGGATCCCACACCACTGGAATTATCAACACATCTATACACCGTCAACAGGAGCACCATTAcaataattacttttaaagTAGAAACGTGAATAATACATACTCATATCTACTAATATAATGCTTTCAGCAAGACTATTTTCTTGCAGAGAAACAATCACTGCACTTGTTAAGCAGAGATCTTTTATGCAATGACAAGAgcatcataaaaaaaacccaaacaaacccaacaaaaaacaggACCAGTAATAAGACATTGAATTCATTTTTTTGTATATACTGGTAAACTAAAGCAGAAAGGAGAACCTTCCAACTTCTACCAGATCAAAGCACTTTTATACTAACTTTTAATACAAAGCAGGCCCTTTAATTGCCTGTTTCTACATACAAAAGTATCACTAGCTCATACATGTGAAAATTTCACACCAAACACTTAAAAAACACACTAAGAAGTAATTCCCTTCcacaaatttattattttggaaTGTTGTTTTGAAGAGAACTGTTCTGCTAGAGACAAGAGAACTCAAACCAGATAACTTCAACTTTATACTGTTAACTaactttaaaaatcaagaaaatctGCTTGGGTGTTTGGttatgtgttttctttagtGTGGTGGTTATTTTTTATACAACTCAAATATTGCAGCAGGAGGTGTAATTGACAAACACAACGGGATTAACTGTGCAATGGGGATTAAGATACATTTAAATAGGAAACTAGAAAAACACTAAGAGActaagaaaacaagcaaaatactTCAGTGCAGGTATGCTTTTAGAAGTAGTAAGCCAATCTGCATGCAGACCAACATATTCCTGAGGTTGTCTAAGGCAGGCCTGAATCAAGATGCATACAACAGAACACAAATTACTGCAGGCAGTGACAagccagggtttttttttttttcaaaatacaccGGCCTTACTGCAGTCTGCCAAGGAAGTCAACTGTCTCCCCTCCTTCTTCCAAACATATCCTCTATTTAAAACTGATCAGTTCaaatttctcttgaaaaatatttggaatctGCTGTTAGATCTAGTTCTTTTTCTCCTAGGAACACAAATAAAGCTAGTATCGTCTCCTCCTTACACAAAAGGACAGGCAAAATAAGACACGTGTTCAAAAGCAGCAGACACGTGTTTtaactaatttattttcacCTCTTCACAtaaaaggaacaaacaaaatattaagcaacaatactgcaaaaataaaaattgtccCTTCAGTTCTGCTGCTTGAGAATTAGGGACCACTTGCTTACAGTTCCACAgatctacaaaaaaaaaatcttttccctaTATAATTAATTACCATACATTTAATAAAGGacattattataaaaatatgagCATTAAGAAAGTTTAGTAGGCAGGTAGGATATTTTCAGTGTTATGTTTACCCCTGAAAACAGCTGTAACTAACAGACATTGCACAGATTAGTAATGCATTTTACAGATGTATTTAGGGTCACGATCTACCTAGAACATCTAGGCACCACACATCAGAaaacagcaataacaaaacTCACTACCAGTTCTTTAATGAAAGCCACTCTGCAAAaacagcacacacacatgctGCTCCACTAACACACAGACTATCTCTAGATGCAGAGAAACTATTTGTCTTAAATGAGCCAGTTTCAAGAACCTCTGGTTGGCATAACACTAACCTCCTACCAAAGTCCAGAGAGTTCTGCCCAACTAAAGTTTGTGCAAAAAGTATAAAATGTACAACAATAACTATCATCATGCCAGTACCTCTTAAAATCCTGAGGAAAATACTCTTTTGGTAAAGACAGAGACACCCCATACCTAGGAAAGGCCACAATCTAAAAGCTGGAGGGTAACATCTCTTCCCAGATTTCCACAGTACATCCCATGGCAGAAATCAAGCGCCAGAGGAAATGTTTACCTCTGCAGTATCTTCATCCGTGTGTATTTTAACCTGTCCTTCACAGGCTTAAAGCAACTTGAAAGCACTGGAAAATGCACAGCctttactgaaaaattaaatcacCGCAGCAAGGAAAGGTGTTTCATAGAGCAGTAACGTGCGCACACACAATCCACGCAGACTGTGGAAGAATTCGGGTAACAAAAATGTTTAAGGGAGCCTAGTGAGGGGGATCCCTAAACTCCAGGGCTCGGCAATCCCTCAGCGGCTGCTCGCCCGCCGCCTGTGGCGGCCGGGACGCAGCGGCCGCGCCGGCTCCGCCATGTGGCGGCAGCGGGAACACCGCGGCCCCGAGCCGGGCGGGGAAAATGGCGCCCGGGAGCAGCCGCCGCCTCCAGGGAGAGCGCTGCGAATTGCTTCTAGCGTACACCCACACACACGGTACAAAGACCTCTCCGGCCCTCGTACTCGCCCCCGTGCATACCAGACGACTACAGCTGAAGGCCCACCTTGCACGCTCTGCCGGAGGGATCCCCACTGCCCCTCGCAGCCGCGAGTCTCGGCCAGGCCGCCATTTTACCCCTCCCCCTCGCTACCGCCATTACCCGCAGGGCCGCCTCGGCCGCTCCGCGCCTCGCGGGGCCAAAACGGCCCCTAGCCCGCGGAGCTGCGACTCCCCTTCCTCGTCCgacacctcagcagcagcagcgcagcTAATAGCCATAGCCACGGGCTCAAGAACGCGCTGTCCGCCGTGCGCGGCTACCGCAGCTTCCGCCGCCTCGCCCGGCTGCGCGCCAGCCCCAGTCACCGCTTCCAGAACCTTCCTCTGAGCAAAGCCATCCAGAATCCGCCCCGCGTTGAGACCCGGCAGCAGCGCCCGGACTTGCGCGGACGACTCAACCTTACTTGTAATTCTCAGCCCcaaaaaaattctctctgtcTGCACAAGCAAATGCGTCTCCCTCCTTAAAAGCAAGCTCTAAATCCTCCCATTCCACATACCATGTTCTTCATGGTTTACGTATTCCTGCTCGAGAGTACCGTACAACCAGTCGGTAATGGCTGCCTGAGCTGTTACGTAATTTGAAATTCAGCTCCGCGTAGTGTTAGCGCCCTCCTACTCCAGCTCGGGCTCGCTTCCgagatttaattaattaaaaaaaaaaaaaaagaaaaaaaagaaaaaacgcCAGGATCTGGAGCTTAAATATCTCCAAAGGGGCTGCAGTTCTGAATAACGCCCCTACGTGTTTTTATCGTGTAATGAAAAGTCATCGACTCCGTTAGTAATGGCCGTCTCCGAAATGAGCCGAAGGAGCTGTCGTCGTCGAGCTTATCCGCTTCGACAGCCGCCGGAAAAAGCCGAACCAGGAATGGAAGCCCATTCGACTCGCTTCGGTAATTTCCGGAATCTGCCGCAGCACGCGAAAATGGCGCTCGGCGCCAGCTCGGCAATTTCCGGACAGAAAGACGCAGCAAGTCATCGACTGCCTCAGCCAGCTCGGCAGTTTCCGACAACCGACAGGCTCGCGAGACGTGCCCGAGCGCAGCCGAAGCGGCCTCGAACGCTGCGGGCATCGTGTCACttggttgtgtttgttttttttccccataaattGACAAAAGGCCCCGAAGGCTCAAACCTCGGCGTTAATATCAGTCGGGGCGGCCGCGCATCGCCCCCGAAACCTCGCCCTGGCCCCTTTCCCCCTCCGCCCAGGCAGGAGGAAGTGAGAGCTACACAAATTTTGGCACAAGTGCGACACATCGCGGGGCCCCGGCGGAGGGAGGCGGACTTCACTGCAGCCCGCTCCGCTCTACCCCGCACTGTCGGCATCGGGCGTGCCGCCCGCTCCGCCGCTgttctcctcccttccttcatcccctcccttttccctctccgGCGGCCCTACACGCACCGCAACAAAGGGTGAGTGCTGCCGCCCCACGCGCCAAAGAAATGGCgctggagcagctcctttcTTCCcgccccctctgctccccctcccTTTCAGCTTCACCGCGGATCCACGCGCTGATCTCCCGCCCGCAGCGAAGCCTCCCCAGCCGACTCCCCCAACCCCTTTTCCTACTTATGAATGAGTTCTCGGGCCCCAGAGCCCCGCTGCTTTCCGAACCCGCTTCCCTACCGCCGCCCCTTGCTCACGCCCAGGCCTCCCCGCCGCAACGCGGGAAATGGCCGCGCTCCAAGATGGGCCCCTCCAAATTAGCTTCAAACCCACCCCAGCGCTCCTCGCCCGCTCTCCCCACGGCCGGGGCCCGCCCGGCCGCACCGATCGAGGGCCTCGCTCCGCGGCGGCGGGCAGCATCGGCCCGGCGCGCATTCGCAGCGGCGGCCATGATGGCGGCCGTGGCGCCCGGGGTCCACCAACCCCGTCCGCTCCCCCAGGCTTACCCAGTCGCTTTCCCTGTCGCCGCGAGGCATCTTCCTTCTTTTGGACGCCTGGCGCGGTCCTGCGCTCGCCCCGCGTTGGAGAGACGTCTTGGCCCCCCTCCTGTGCCGGCGGCGACGACGGTCGGAGGTTGTAGCGGCTCGCGCGTAGGCGGCGGCGGCGTCGTGCGCTCTGCCCCGTCACAGCCGCCGGCGCGCAGTGCtcgcccagcccagcccagcccagccccgccagCCACcgccgcgccgctccccgccctcCGCCTCCcgccctccctctctctccctccctgcccccaccCCCCGCCTCAGCCCCCCGCGGATGTCGCTGttgctgctgccgccgccgctcaGTGCGCGCAGGGCGGGAGCCAGGAGGAGACAGGAGACCCAAGCGACTGGGCACCATTGAAGTCTGtatccttctctctctctctccctcttttctctCGCTGCAGCCGCCTCCTTTCACCCCACTCACCCTCGAGTCCCCTTCCCTGACTCCCCTTTCCTCTGCGTCTCGCTGCGGGCCGCCGCGGGGAGATGCGGAGCGCAACCCGCCCGCCTCCCCCCACCGCCGCTTCTTCCCCACCCCCGCTTCCTTGGCGGTGGGGGGTGGCGGGCGGAGCGGAACTGTCGGGGAATCGGGGCTTCGGCACCCGctcggggagggagggaggccgGCCCCCGGACCCGCGGGCTCTATCGCCCCGGGGAAGGAGAGCCGCGCCGGGGGCGGGGGCAGCGGCACCCGCGCGGCAGACAAAGCCGGCCCGCCGGCGGTCCCTGCGTGTGCCCGGCCCGGGGGAAACGTGAAGGGGCGGCGGGAAGACGGCGTGGAAGGGGCCCTGTCAGCGGCGGCGGAAGCGGCCCGGGGCCTGCGTCCCCGTTACCTCGCCtggggcggccccgccggcctCATGTGCGCCCGCCGCAGGCCCGAGGCGCAGCCGCCCCCAGCAGGCCTCCGCAGGCTGCCTCTGTTTTGCGGTGGGGGGTTGTTACGGGGTTTTGTGGATTGTTTTTTTACccctttctgctgcctctccGGGAGACACAAGGCAAGACCTTCGGCACTGGCCCCGGCCCTTCTCCCGCCTCGCCTATCCCACCGCCCATGGGACTGCCAAAATCCACCTCCCGTGTCAGGGGAGGATTGGGCGGGATTGCTGAGTCCGAGAGGCTTTCTGGCCTTAAAGGACTTTTCTGCTTTACCCAGGCATATGGGGAATTCTAGCATTTCTATAGCTCGCTGCGGGGCGGTGACAATACATGCCTATGGAGCTGGTCGGTATGAGAAATGACATGGAAAAGGGGATGGATTGTGTTCAACGTAATTTGCATAGGTTAAATATGTAGTATGTACATCTTAGCTGAGTTAATATTGTTCTAGGACCTTAACTCTTGCCAACTTGAGAATCAGAAGGCAACGTTATAGTTGcgttaaaataaatatttgctgtttatAAGAATTTGATACCATGTAAGAATAATGGATGATTCATTGCACCACAAATATAGCTGTCTATATATCTGTTCCCCATCAGATATTTGCAGTTAATATAACTTAGGTATATCTTCAATTGCTAGAATCTGAACTCTTGTTCTATTTGGTTTAAGGAAATAAGCATCCCTGATGGtcctcccccttttccctaGAAACATGTCTATGCTTTTGAAGGCCTtgggaaaaatcttttttcaaCCCTATATACCACCTTGTCAGTATCATTTATCCTGGCTAGCCTAATGGTGCATTACTGGGTTATGCCAGACAAAAGTAGTAACCTACTTTTTGTTCTGGATTTAATCCATGTAAGAAATGTTGTATGCAGTGTATACATGGGGGTTGGAACAAGGACCATGCTTGTCTTGGGATGCCTTTCTTTGAGTAATGCAAACTTCCTTTTAATTGTCATGCATTTTTCTAGTAAAAGCTCTGCAAGTCTGCAATAAAAATGGCCTCCAATAAAACTACATTGGTAAGTTCATGCACACCTAAAGTATATAAGGATTTAatcaacatatttttcttcaaacttaTAACTTGGCATCTCCATTTAAAAGATACATCCACATCTCCCCTCCCCAGCATTATTCTGACCAAAATTTCAGATCCAGAAAGTAAGGCTACTAGAAAGGACATTGTCTTTGGTTTTAATAAATCTGCCATTTCTAAAGAGAAACTTGTTGGGAAAAAAGTGTGAAAGAACTCTGCACTGTTTCATCTATTCTACAATAGAAAacactgaggattttttttagcCTCCTTTCAGCATACCATGTAATTCATCatacatgtaaaaataaagttcaAATCATGTACTCATTTAATTTCTCCCAGTGTATTTGGAGAAAACTATTTGCCTGACAAAAGGCAGTCTTTACAGATGAAAAGTAACATTATTGAGAAATGATGTGGCATAATTAAGATGccttttgaaatgctttttaacaAATAACAGTTTCTTTGAATTTCATAGGAGCAGAGATTATCAGATGTCAACCCCTCCTGGACCATTTTAATGATGCATTCATGGATCTCAAGTCCTCTAAAGCTTTGCTTGACATTAAAATATGGACTCCTAAGGGCAGTTGGTTGCTGGTTACAGTTCAACTAATAATGATACATAGTTTCATGAAAGACAGACCTGTAGAAGTATAATGTGAGATGTATCTGAAGTTGAGATGGGGAAGTAAgcaaaaaaatatatgaagGCAATTCAAAACTTCAGTAGCAGAACAGCTGGTTTATAATACACTGAAAAGGCCTGTTCTTAAATTGGCAGAAATAATTACTCAGCtcaaaatatattcaaaacTTATATTAAATCCTGGCTTAGAAGTGCAATGGAGTGCTTCCTCTGTGTTGTActggtttaaaatatttcaccaAGGTGATTGTCTAAACTTTCTGTTAGTAATTGATTGTCCATTTATCCCTAATTTGAAGAAGAGAAGAAGTTAGTCAGCCTGGGGAGGGGTGctttggagagaggaaaaaaatcttatgaatgcagtatttttaatcttttgatGTTGTTGAGAATTTTGCTGCACAGGTCAGGAAAATCAGTTATGGTTCCCATGGGAACCCTAACTAATTCTGCTTCATTATATATTTGCATGCAAAACCTAAATGTGTTAAGGGATACAGTAGCTCTAGAGCTGTAATTCTGATTTTCTTATATCTTGTATGTTAAAATAATACACCACAGTGTCACATCAGTGTTTTAAGCTTGCCCCTCAAAGAAGGAGTTATTATCCATAGATCTGCATTTGTCATATGTGGTGTCATGTGACTTCTGaatgcagaaagagaaacaagctATACATTAGCCTTCAATGGTCAAATGCCCAATTTGAAGCTTACAACATGCAACCCTAGAGAAGAGAGCTTCAGAGGTCAAGTGGACATTTAGTATGCTTTAGGTTCAATCAGGTGTCACAATTCACTTGTGGGCTGAGATTTGCATGGGCTTGTATAATCCCAGAATGTATAGGTTTTTAACATGTTCAGTATTTCTGCAGGCTCTGCAATCAAGTGTTATTTTAATGTGCTCAAGAGTTTGAAGAGCAGTGCTGATGCACAAGACGTAATAAATCTCTAATAGttaaaacagaagcagcatactctttattttgctatttcttACTgtacttcaagaaaaaaatacagaccCCCATgacattcattttcctttgtggaAGATACTTAAGATACTTAAGTTTTAGAAAGTAAAAAACCAAATTGTTGCTTTGATACAGAAATCCAAAACATTGATCTTTAAGTGACAAGAATTAGTGAAGCCGAAAAGAGTACCAGAAAACAGTCTTCCATTGAATCAAAGAATTTTAGTCCAACGGAGAATACAGATGGAGATGTTCCCCACTTGTAGCCTGCTTGCCTCATCACCAGTAATTATAATGTTATTACTATGGTATAGTGAGTCtgtctttttctgtgttgtCGTTTTCCCCTCTGCtacttttattatttgtttatttcccTCATATCTACCCCTTTCTATTTCACACTTCcatttttttgaaagaagcTGCCC includes these proteins:
- the CBX3 gene encoding chromobox protein homolog 3 isoform X1, whose protein sequence is MAVSEMSRRSCRRRAYPLRQPPEKAEPGMEAHSTRFGNFRNLPQHAKMALGASSAISGQKDAASHRLPQPARQFPTTDRLARRARAQPKRPRTLRASCHLVVFVFFPHKLTKGPEGSNLGVNISRGGRASPPKPRPGPFPPPPRQEEVRATQILAQVRHIAGPRRREADFTAARSALPRTVGIGRAARSAAVLLPSFIPSLFPLRRPYTHRNKGKSSASLQ